In Cyprinus carpio isolate SPL01 chromosome B7, ASM1834038v1, whole genome shotgun sequence, a genomic segment contains:
- the LOC109096904 gene encoding hatching enzyme 1.2-like: MYLLVVVVSLLLNSVPTQSRPTEDSVEEISGETGYITKKGDMSVSTIIQSNKDAGQRVDEPLITFGDIAVSTGFKNADPCTTRGCKWDRSTDGLVYVPYVISSQYTPHELQVIERGLRSFADVSCIRFVPREGQRHYLYIMSHSGCYSYLGRQSGGQVVSLQRHGCVYHRTVQHELLHALGFHHEQNRSDRDKHIKILYENIQPAQRYNFMRRETNNLATPYDYNSVMHYRRKAFSRNKKATMIPIPDRNVVIGEAQSMSRNDILRINRLYCS; this comes from the exons ATGTACCTGTTGGTGGTGGTCGTCTCTCTTCTGCTGAACTCTGTTCCCACTCAGAGTCGTCCTACTGAG GATTCAGTCGAAGAGATCTCTGGGGAGACTG GTTACATCACTAAGAAAGGTGACATGTCAGTGTCAACTATAATCCAGTCCAACAAGGATGCAG GACAGCGAGTGGATGAGCCCTTGATCACATTTGGAGACATCGCCGTATCAACAGGGTTCAAGAATGCAGATCCGTGCACAACTCGTGGATGCAAATGGGACCGAAGCACAGATGGATTAGTCTATGTGCCATACGTGATCTCCAGCCAGTACA CTCCACATGAACTACAAGTGATTGAAAGAGGCTTACGGTCCTTTGCGGATGTTTCCTGCATCCGATTCGTACCACGTGAAGGGCAGAGGCACTATCTTTACATAATGTCTCATTCTGG TTGCTATTCATATTTGGGGCGCCAAAGTGGAGGACAGGTTGTTTCTCTCCAGCGTCATGGGTGTGTCTATCACCGTACTGTTCAACACGAGCTCCTTCATGCTCTCGGGTTCCATCATGAACAGAACCGCAGCGACCGCGACAAACACATCAAAATCCTTTATGAAAACATCCAACCTG CACAGAGGTACAATTTCATGAGAAGAGAAACCAATAATCTGGCAACCCCCTATGACTACAACTCTGTGATGCACTATAGAAG GAAAGCTTTCTCCAGGAACAAAAAGGCAACCATGATTCCCATTCCTGATAGGAATGTTGTGATTGGTGAAGCTCAAAGTATGAGCCGCAATGACATCCTGCGGATTAACAGACTCTACTGCA gtTGA
- the LOC109096905 gene encoding low choriolytic enzyme-like isoform X2 yields the protein MFVTKVTFGLLAFLLVFSAEGKPVVEDKSAQLSVSELLHRANRGIIPKPDEPKLMDDIAVNERNADPCTSYGCLWPKYSDGKIYVPYVIANHYSSRELEIIQRGLDSFSYSTCIRFFPRSNERDYISIESRSGCYSYVGRQGYSQTVSLDRYGCVYHNIVQHELLHALGFNHEQTRNDRDNHIQVIWENIRDDMKYNFDKINTLNQGTPYDYSSVMQYERYAFSKNGLPTMVPIPDNNAALGTSTEMSQNDIIRINRLYQC from the exons ATGTTTGTGACTAAGGTTACTTTTGGCCTGTTGGCCTTCCTGCTGGTTTTCTCAGCTGAGGGGAag CCTG ttGTTGAGGACAAGTCTGCTCAGCTGTCTGTGTCTGAACTGCTGCACAGAGCCAACAGAGGCATCA TTCCTAAACCTGATGAGCCTAAGCTAATGGATGACATTGCTGTGAATGAGAGAAATGCTGATCCCTGCACCTCCTATGGCTGCCTCTGGCCCAAATACAGCGACGGCAAGATTTATGTGCCTTATGTCATCGCTAACCACTACT CCTCCCGTGAGCTGGAGATCATCCAACGTGGTCTGGACTCTTTCTCCTACAGCACCTGCATCCGCTTCTTCCCCCGCAGCAATGAGAGAGACTATATCAGCATTGAATCTCGCAGTGG aTGCTACTCGTACGTTGGTCGTCAGGGTTATAGCCAGACTGTGTCTCTGGACCGTTATGGTTGCGTTTACCACAACATTGTCCAGCATGAGCTTCTCCACGCTCTTGGCTTCAACCATGAACAGACCCGTAACGACCGTGACAATCACATCCAAGTCATCTGGGAGAACATCAGGGATG acaTGAAGTACAACTTCGACAAAATCAACACCCTAAACCAGGGAACTCCCTATGACTACAGCTCTGTGATGCAGTATGAGAG ATACGCTTTCTCCAAGAATGGCCTCCCCACCATGGTTCCCATTCCTGACAATAATGCAGCGCTGGGCACATCTACTGAGATGAGCCAGAATGACATCATCCGAATCAACAGGCTCTACCAGTGCT GA
- the LOC109096903 gene encoding low choriolytic enzyme-like, whose translation MFVTKVTFGLLALLLVFSVRAEEMPVVEDKSAQLSVSELLHRANRGIIPKPDEPKLMDDIAVNERNADPCTSRGCLWPKYSDGKIYVPYVIANHYSSRELEIIKRGLDSFSYSTCIRFFPRRSERDYISIESRSGCYSYVGRQGNSQTVSLARNGCLYHSTVQHELLHALGFNHEQTRNDRDNHIQVIWENIRDDMKYNFNKINTLNQGTPYDYSSVMQYERYAFSKNGRPTMVPIPNNNAALGKSTEMSQNDIIRINKLYQCCE comes from the exons ATGTTTGTGACCAAGGTGACTTTTGGCCTTTTGGCCCTGCTTCTTGTCTTCTCTGTTAGAGCTGAGGAGatg CCTG ttGTTGAGGACAAGTCTGCTCAGCTGTCTGTGTCTGAACTGCTGCACAGAGCCAACAGAGGCATCA TTCCTAAACCTGATGAGCCTAAGCTAATGGATGACATTGCTGTGAATGAGAGAAATGCTGATCCCTGCACCTCCCGTGGCTGCCTCTGGCCCAAATACAGTGACGGCAAGATTTATGTGCCTTACGTCATCGCTAACCACTACT CCTCCCGTGAGCTGGAGATCATCAAGCGTGGCCTGGACTCTTTCTCCTACAGCACCTGTATCCGCTTCTTCCCCCGCCGCAGTGAGAGAGACTATATCAGCATTGAATCTCGCAGTGG ATGCTACTCGTACGTTGGTCGTCAGGGTAATAGCCAGACTGTGTCTCTGGCCCGTAATGGCTGCCTATACCACAGCACTGTCCAGCATGAGCTTCTCCACGCTCTTGGCTTCAACCATGAACAGACCCGTAACGACCGTGACAATCACATCCAAGTCATCTGGGAGAACATCAGGGATG acaTGAAGTACAACTTCAACAAAATCAACACCCTAAACCAGGGAACTCCCTATGACTACAGCTCTGTGATGCAGTATGAGAG ATACGCTTTCTCCAAGAATGGCCGCCCCACAATGGTTCCCATTCCTAACAATAATGCAGCGCTGGGCAAATCTACTGAGATGAGCCAGAATGACATCATTAGAATCAACAAGCTCTACCAGTGCTGTGAGTGA
- the LOC109096905 gene encoding low choriolytic enzyme-like isoform X1 — MNLEGLGSLAAMFVTKVTFGLLAFLLVFSAEGKPVVEDKSAQLSVSELLHRANRGIIPKPDEPKLMDDIAVNERNADPCTSYGCLWPKYSDGKIYVPYVIANHYSSRELEIIQRGLDSFSYSTCIRFFPRSNERDYISIESRSGCYSYVGRQGYSQTVSLDRYGCVYHNIVQHELLHALGFNHEQTRNDRDNHIQVIWENIRDDMKYNFDKINTLNQGTPYDYSSVMQYERYAFSKNGLPTMVPIPDNNAALGTSTEMSQNDIIRINRLYQC; from the exons ATGAATCTCGAGGGATTGGG GTCTTTGGCTGCCATGTTTGTGACTAAGGTTACTTTTGGCCTGTTGGCCTTCCTGCTGGTTTTCTCAGCTGAGGGGAag CCTG ttGTTGAGGACAAGTCTGCTCAGCTGTCTGTGTCTGAACTGCTGCACAGAGCCAACAGAGGCATCA TTCCTAAACCTGATGAGCCTAAGCTAATGGATGACATTGCTGTGAATGAGAGAAATGCTGATCCCTGCACCTCCTATGGCTGCCTCTGGCCCAAATACAGCGACGGCAAGATTTATGTGCCTTATGTCATCGCTAACCACTACT CCTCCCGTGAGCTGGAGATCATCCAACGTGGTCTGGACTCTTTCTCCTACAGCACCTGCATCCGCTTCTTCCCCCGCAGCAATGAGAGAGACTATATCAGCATTGAATCTCGCAGTGG aTGCTACTCGTACGTTGGTCGTCAGGGTTATAGCCAGACTGTGTCTCTGGACCGTTATGGTTGCGTTTACCACAACATTGTCCAGCATGAGCTTCTCCACGCTCTTGGCTTCAACCATGAACAGACCCGTAACGACCGTGACAATCACATCCAAGTCATCTGGGAGAACATCAGGGATG acaTGAAGTACAACTTCGACAAAATCAACACCCTAAACCAGGGAACTCCCTATGACTACAGCTCTGTGATGCAGTATGAGAG ATACGCTTTCTCCAAGAATGGCCTCCCCACCATGGTTCCCATTCCTGACAATAATGCAGCGCTGGGCACATCTACTGAGATGAGCCAGAATGACATCATCCGAATCAACAGGCTCTACCAGTGCT GA